One stretch of Bradyrhizobium canariense DNA includes these proteins:
- the rimO gene encoding 30S ribosomal protein S12 methylthiotransferase RimO — MQQAAAPKVSFVSLGCPKALVDSERIITRLRAEGYELARKHDGADLVIVNTCGFLDSAKQESLGAIGEAMAENGKVIVTGCMGAEPEQIEAAYPGVLSITGPQQYESVLDAVHRALPPVHNPHLDLVPPQGIKLTPRHYAYLKISEGCNNRCSFCIIPKLRGDLVSRSANDVLREAEKLVNAGVKELLVISQDTSAYGVDLKYAASPWRDREVRAKFYDLAQELGEFGAWVRLQYVYPYPHVDEVIGLMTQGKILPYLDIPFQHASPEILKQMKRPAAQDKTLGRIKKWREECPELTLRSTFIVGFPGETDSDFAYLLDWLEEAEIDRVGCFKYEPVAGASSNALGHAVPGEVKQERWNALMARQQKISARRLKRKVGSRQQVIIDEVGPTVSKGRSKADAPQIDGAVYVSSRRPLRVGEIVTAKIERADEYDLHGSVAGF, encoded by the coding sequence ATGCAGCAGGCGGCCGCGCCCAAAGTCAGCTTTGTTTCGCTGGGATGCCCCAAGGCATTGGTGGATTCCGAGCGCATCATCACGCGGTTGCGGGCGGAAGGGTATGAACTGGCGCGCAAGCACGATGGCGCCGATCTCGTCATCGTCAACACCTGCGGCTTCCTCGACAGCGCCAAGCAGGAATCGCTCGGCGCCATTGGCGAGGCGATGGCCGAAAACGGCAAGGTCATCGTCACCGGCTGCATGGGCGCCGAGCCCGAGCAGATCGAAGCCGCCTATCCCGGCGTGCTGTCAATTACCGGGCCGCAGCAATATGAGAGCGTGCTCGATGCAGTGCATCGCGCGCTGCCGCCGGTCCATAATCCGCATCTCGATCTGGTCCCGCCACAGGGCATCAAGCTGACGCCGCGGCATTACGCCTATCTGAAAATATCCGAAGGCTGCAACAACCGCTGCAGCTTCTGTATCATCCCGAAGCTGCGCGGCGACCTGGTGTCCCGCTCCGCCAACGACGTGCTGCGCGAGGCCGAAAAGCTTGTTAACGCCGGCGTCAAGGAATTGCTGGTGATCTCGCAGGACACCTCGGCCTATGGCGTCGATCTGAAATATGCCGCGAGCCCCTGGCGGGATCGCGAAGTCCGCGCGAAATTCTATGACCTTGCGCAGGAGCTCGGCGAGTTCGGCGCCTGGGTTCGGTTGCAGTATGTCTACCCCTATCCGCATGTCGACGAAGTCATCGGCCTGATGACGCAAGGCAAGATCCTGCCCTATCTCGACATTCCCTTTCAGCACGCAAGCCCCGAGATCCTCAAGCAGATGAAGCGTCCCGCGGCGCAGGACAAGACGCTTGGGCGGATCAAGAAATGGCGCGAGGAGTGCCCGGAGCTGACGCTGCGTTCGACATTCATCGTCGGCTTCCCCGGCGAGACCGATTCCGATTTTGCCTATTTGCTCGACTGGCTTGAAGAAGCCGAAATCGATCGCGTCGGCTGCTTCAAATATGAGCCGGTTGCGGGCGCTTCCTCGAATGCGCTCGGCCATGCCGTGCCCGGCGAGGTCAAGCAGGAGCGCTGGAACGCGCTGATGGCGCGGCAGCAGAAGATCTCCGCGCGCCGGTTGAAGCGCAAGGTCGGCTCGCGGCAGCAGGTCATCATCGACGAAGTCGGCCCGACCGTATCGAAAGGCCGCTCCAAGGCCGACGCGCCGCAGATCGACGGCGCGGTCTATGTTTCGAGCCGCCGGCCGCTCCGCGTCGGCGAGATCGTTACGGCGAAAATCGAGCGTGCGGACGAATATGACCTGCACGGCAGCGTCGCCGGTTTCTAG
- a CDS encoding ANTAR domain-containing response regulator: MVAETSPKIVIVDESPIRAAILEEGLREAGFTSVVHISEMQSLLARIYALDPDIILIDLENPSRDILEQMFQVSRAVRRPIAMFVDQSDAASIQASVDAGVSAYIVDGLKKERIKPILDLCVSRFNAFAKLQDELDRAKSALEDRKVIDRAKGILMKLKGLTEDEAYVLLRSTAMREKKKIGEIAQSILTASELLK; the protein is encoded by the coding sequence ATGGTTGCTGAGACGTCTCCCAAAATCGTCATTGTCGACGAAAGCCCGATCCGCGCCGCGATCCTCGAGGAAGGATTGCGGGAGGCGGGTTTTACGAGCGTCGTCCATATCAGCGAGATGCAGAGCCTGCTTGCCCGAATCTATGCGCTTGATCCGGATATCATTCTGATCGATCTGGAAAATCCGAGCCGCGATATTCTGGAACAAATGTTCCAGGTCAGCCGCGCCGTTCGCCGGCCGATCGCGATGTTCGTCGATCAGAGCGACGCGGCGTCGATCCAGGCCTCGGTTGACGCCGGCGTCTCCGCCTACATCGTCGACGGACTGAAGAAGGAACGCATCAAACCGATCCTCGACCTCTGCGTTTCCAGGTTCAACGCCTTCGCGAAGCTCCAGGATGAACTCGACCGCGCCAAATCCGCGCTCGAGGATCGCAAGGTCATCGATCGCGCCAAGGGCATCCTGATGAAGCTGAAGGGGCTGACGGAAGACGAGGCCTATGTGCTGCTGCGGTCGACGGCAATGCGTGAGAAAAAGAAAATCGGGGAGATCGCTCAATCGATCCTGACCGCATCGGAGTTGCTGAAATGA
- a CDS encoding CmpA/NrtA family ABC transporter substrate-binding protein, producing the protein MSTPLHIGFIPLVDAGALIVAVDKGFAAAEGLDVTLVREVSWSNVRDKLNIGLFDAAHLLAPVAIASSLGLGHVKVPIVAPFNLGLNGNAITVSPALHAAILSEIEGDRLDPMATALALARVVAARRKRGAEPLTFGMTFPFSTHNYQLRFWMAAGGVDPDEDVRLVVLPPPYMVDSLANGQVDAFCVGAPWNSVAVDLGVGHILHFVSEILARAAEKVLAMRQSWSEKNPQVVAALIRASHRAAEFIAEPQNRAEAARILAQPDRIGVDADVILRTLNGRLKISPDGTMRESSRYWLVGREGASRPEPVQAAWLYAQMVRGGQASIAPEALSTAMAVFRPDLYDAALGLRSDAYSEGLGTVDAFAGPRFDPADIAGYLGSF; encoded by the coding sequence ATGAGCACACCGCTTCATATCGGCTTCATTCCGCTGGTCGATGCCGGAGCCCTGATCGTCGCCGTCGACAAGGGCTTTGCCGCCGCCGAAGGGCTCGATGTCACTTTGGTGCGCGAGGTGTCGTGGTCGAATGTCCGCGACAAGCTCAATATCGGCCTGTTCGATGCGGCGCATCTGCTGGCGCCGGTCGCGATCGCTTCCAGCCTCGGGCTCGGGCACGTGAAGGTGCCGATCGTGGCGCCGTTCAATCTCGGTCTCAACGGCAACGCGATCACGGTGTCGCCGGCGCTACATGCGGCGATCCTCAGCGAGATCGAGGGCGATCGGCTGGACCCGATGGCGACGGCGCTGGCGCTGGCGCGCGTTGTCGCCGCGCGGCGCAAAAGAGGCGCCGAACCCCTGACCTTCGGCATGACCTTTCCGTTTTCCACCCACAATTACCAGCTGCGCTTTTGGATGGCTGCCGGCGGCGTCGATCCCGACGAGGATGTGCGTCTGGTGGTGCTGCCGCCGCCGTACATGGTGGATAGCCTGGCCAATGGCCAGGTCGATGCGTTCTGCGTCGGCGCGCCCTGGAATTCGGTCGCGGTCGATCTTGGTGTTGGCCATATCCTGCATTTCGTCTCAGAAATCCTGGCGCGCGCCGCGGAGAAGGTGCTCGCGATGCGGCAGAGCTGGTCGGAGAAAAATCCGCAGGTCGTTGCGGCCCTGATCCGGGCCTCGCATCGTGCCGCTGAATTCATCGCAGAACCGCAAAACCGTGCCGAGGCGGCGCGCATTCTGGCGCAGCCGGACCGCATCGGCGTCGACGCGGATGTGATCCTGCGCACGCTGAACGGCAGGCTCAAGATTTCTCCCGATGGAACCATGCGCGAAAGCAGTCGCTATTGGCTGGTCGGGCGGGAAGGCGCATCACGGCCGGAGCCTGTCCAAGCCGCCTGGCTTTATGCCCAGATGGTGCGTGGGGGACAGGCCTCGATTGCTCCAGAAGCCCTCAGCACCGCCATGGCGGTGTTCCGTCCCGATCTTTACGACGCCGCACTGGGGCTGCGCAGTGACGCCTACAGCGAAGGGCTGGGTACGGTCGATGCCTTTGCCGGGCCGCGTTTTGACCCTGCCGATATTGCCGGATATCTCGGCTCGTTTTGA